The proteins below come from a single Miscanthus floridulus cultivar M001 chromosome 1, ASM1932011v1, whole genome shotgun sequence genomic window:
- the LOC136451857 gene encoding uncharacterized protein: MVIPPPARAPAITKFLKPYILKMHFTNNFVSAQVIHTPTARVTCSASSQEKLLRPSMESTRDVAAAAKIGKLLGERLLFKGIPAVSVSMSRDQKYHGKVKAVIDSLRDAGVKLL; this comes from the coding sequence ATGGTTATCCCTCCACCAGCTAGAGCACCTGCAATCACCAAGTTCCTGAAGCCCTATATTTTGAAGATGCATTTCACAAACAATTTTGTGAGTGCTCAGGTCATCCACACCCCGACGGCCAGAGTCACATGCTCTGCAAGCTCTCAGGAGAAACTGCTGAGGCCAAGCATGGAGTCAACACGGGATGTTGCTGCGGCTGCAAAGATTGGGAAGTTGCTTGGGGAGCGATTGCTGTTCAAGGGTATCCCTGCGGTATCTGTCTCCATGTCAAGAGATCAGAAGTACCATGGCAAGGTCAAGGCCGTGATAGATTCTCTTAGAGATGCAGGTGTGAAATTGCTATGA
- the LOC136472441 gene encoding uncharacterized protein — translation MQAVARAARGLAAAAAAARPSVMEAGHRGQVQQARGIVVQVRDGNLERALSVMERKMRSSGMERLIRARTHHHVKDSEKRVLARKALMQRVRSQELGKKLREILIKKIRGQ, via the exons ATGCAGGCGGTGGCACGGGCGGCGCGTGGGCTCGCGGCCGCGGCTGCGGCTGCGCGGCCGTCGGTGATGGAGGCAGGGCACCGCGGGCAGGTGCAGCAAGCCCGGGGCATCGTGGTGCAGGTGAGGGACGGGAACCTGGAGCGGGCGCTGTCGGTCATGGAGCGCAAGATGCGGTCCAGCGGCATGGAGCGCCTCATCCGGGCGCGCACCCACCACCACGTCAAGGACTCGGAGAAGCGCGTGCTCGCGCGTAAGGCGCTTATGCAGCGCGTCCGGTCCCAGGAGCTCGGCAAGAAGCTCCGCGAGATCCTCATCAAGAAGATCAG GGGCCAGTGA